DNA sequence from the Candidatus Sulfuricurvum sp. RIFRC-1 genome:
GTAAGCCGGCACCTAAAAAATGTCTGCGGTTAAGATGTCTCATGCGCTGTACCTTAGATTATAATATCACTATTTTATCATAATCTGGAATAATTTAAAGAATAAGCATCGCATCGCCGTACGAGAAAAAGCGGTATTTTTGATCAATTGCTTCGTGATAAATGCGATGGGTCTCTTCCAGCCCGACAAATGAGGCGACGAGCATAAGCAACGTTGATTGGGGAAGATGAAAATTGGTAAGGAGATGGTTGATCCGTTTTGGGGGATTGTGGGGGTGTAGAAAGAGATTGGCTTCTCCATGATGCTCCGCAGTACGGGCATGATACTCAACCGTACGGGTAGAGGTAGTTCCGATGCTGAGGAGGGGAATGTTGCTGTGGATAAGCTCTAGTGCAGAGGCACTGATATCAAAATACTCCGAATGCATCGGATGATCGGTAATCACTTCGGCTTCGACCGGTTTAAACGTCCCCGAGCCTACATGGAGAGTGACAAAAGCGTGAGGGTGGTGTGAGCATACGGCTTCAAAAAGCTCATCACTAAAATGAAGCGACGCAGTCGGAGCGGCAACTGCCCCCTCGTAGTGGGCGAAAACGCTTTGGTATTCGCGTTCATCTTCGGAGTTGTCCTCACGTCCCAGATACGGGGGGAGGGGGATGTGACCTACTTGCTCCAAAATAGGGAGAAGTTCTTCAAATCGGATAAGAGTTTTACGGAGATAAAAATTGACATCACGTGAGCCGTCTTCGTACAATTTTATAACACGAGCACTCAAATCACCGTCAAAAATTAAACGGGTATCACTTCTCACCCGTCCTTTGATATAGACGTTAATAGCGTAGGCATCGTGAGGACGGTTGATGAGCAGCTCAATCGCTCCTCCGCTCTCTTTGTGACCGTACAATCGTGCTTTGATAACTTTGGTGTCATTAAAGATAATACCGCATTCACGAGGGAGAAAATTGTCCAGTGCATCAAAGCGAGCGTGGGTAATCGATTGATCGGCTCGGTCGTAGACAAGGAGTCGGGCATGATCTCTGGGGTGTATCGGATGGGTCGCTATCAGCTCTTCGGGGAGCTCATAGTGATAACTTGACGTAAGAAGAGGATCGAGGTTAGTCAATCGTCTCTTCTTCATCTTCGGCGATATATGGCTCTTCTTTCGGTGCCGGATTGACAGCACGGACTATCAGAATAGAGATCCCGTAAAGGAGAATCAACGGCATTGCCATCAATATCTGGGTAATAACGTCCGGCGGTGTTAAAACAGCGGCAATAATAAAGATTAAAACAATGGCGTAGCGGAAAAACCCGATCATTGCTTTGTCATCAATAAGCCCCAATAGAGCTAAAAAATAACAGATAACCGGAAGCTCAAACGAGAGGCCGAATCCAAACATGATTTTCGTAAAAAATTCGACATAGTCTTCGATGTTAATCATCGGAACAAAAGAGGCACTTCCGAATGCAATAAGATAACTAAACCCAAACGGGGTGACGACATAATAAGCGAATGAAGCACCCATCGCGAACATAACCGTTCCACCGACGACAAACGGGATCAGCATTTTTTTCTCATTGGCATAAAGCCCCGGAGCGATAAAAAGCCAAAATTGAGTCAGAATGACGGGGAGTGCGGCGAGTAAGCCTGCGAAAAAAGAGACTTTCATCGCAACGAAAAAGGTCCCTCCCAGTTGAGTGGTAGTGATCATCCCCTCAGCTGCTTTTGTAGAGACTTTGGCCACAGCAGCGATTGCTTCGGCTAAAGGCGCGGTTACCCAGGCTAAAAGAGCTTCATGAAAGTTGAACATCACAAAAAACATAATAATGACTGTGGCGACACTGATACCGAGACGTTTTCGTAATTCGGCTAAATGGGGTTTTAAATCTTCAAACATCAGGCGTTCTCTTCTGCGGGTTTAGTTTCTTTTGGTTTAGGTGTGAAGGTGATTACTTCAGGTTCTTTGGGTGCGGATGGAGCGGGAGGGGGAATATCAAGATTGATCTCATTTGTGATACTGCTCAGTTCGCTTCCGATTTCAGTGACATTGGTAAGACGTTCCAGTTCTGCACTTGCATCGGTTAGCTCTTTCTTATAATTAAGGGCACTCTCTTTCATCTCTGAGAACTTCATCTCTTCTTCCAGCGTAGCTTTGGCACTGCTGACGGTCCCTTTTACTTGTCGAAAAAATTTGGCAATATCCACCATTGTTGAG
Encoded proteins:
- the queA gene encoding tRNA preQ1(34) S-adenosylmethionine ribosyltransferase-isomerase QueA, whose translation is MKKRRLTNLDPLLTSSYHYELPEELIATHPIHPRDHARLLVYDRADQSITHARFDALDNFLPRECGIIFNDTKVIKARLYGHKESGGAIELLINRPHDAYAINVYIKGRVRSDTRLIFDGDLSARVIKLYEDGSRDVNFYLRKTLIRFEELLPILEQVGHIPLPPYLGREDNSEDEREYQSVFAHYEGAVAAPTASLHFSDELFEAVCSHHPHAFVTLHVGSGTFKPVEAEVITDHPMHSEYFDISASALELIHSNIPLLSIGTTSTRTVEYHARTAEHHGEANLFLHPHNPPKRINHLLTNFHLPQSTLLMLVASFVGLEETHRIYHEAIDQKYRFFSYGDAMLIL
- the tatC gene encoding twin-arginine translocase subunit TatC; amino-acid sequence: MFEDLKPHLAELRKRLGISVATVIIMFFVMFNFHEALLAWVTAPLAEAIAAVAKVSTKAAEGMITTTQLGGTFFVAMKVSFFAGLLAALPVILTQFWLFIAPGLYANEKKMLIPFVVGGTVMFAMGASFAYYVVTPFGFSYLIAFGSASFVPMINIEDYVEFFTKIMFGFGLSFELPVICYFLALLGLIDDKAMIGFFRYAIVLIFIIAAVLTPPDVITQILMAMPLILLYGISILIVRAVNPAPKEEPYIAEDEEETID
- the tatB gene encoding Sec-independent protein translocase protein TatB, with the translated sequence MFGMGIGEILLIIIIAILFLGPDKLPSTMVDIAKFFRQVKGTVSSAKATLEEEMKFSEMKESALNYKKELTDASAELERLTNVTEIGSELSSITNEINLDIPPPAPSAPKEPEVITFTPKPKETKPAEENA